A segment of the Actinomycetota bacterium genome:
CCACCCCGCACACTTTCATTGCCGAGTTCAGGCGACGGCCTTCGGCTTGAGCTGGACAGAGAGCGTCGTGTCGAAAGCGCTAGCGATGCGCTGCAGGATCGGCAGGGTCGGCGTCGTACCGCCCGCCTCGAAACGCGCGATGGCGGGCTGGGTCATGCCGGTGAGTTTGGCCAGGTCGCGCTGGCTCCAGCCCCGCTCCTCGCGTAAACCACGAACCTGCTCCCCCAGTTCGAATGCGAGCTTGGCTGCGGCGTATGCGGGCTCAACTGCCGAGTCGCCTGCGCGAGCGGCCTTGATGTCATCCCATGACGTACGTGCCATCACTCCTCCTCTTCCACATAGTGCTCGGCTTGCATGCAAGCGAGCATCGCCTTCTTCGCCCGTGCCACCTGCGCGCGATCCCTG
Coding sequences within it:
- a CDS encoding helix-turn-helix transcriptional regulator, with product MARTSWDDIKAARAGDSAVEPAYAAAKLAFELGEQVRGLREERGWSQRDLAKLTGMTQPAIARFEAGGTTPTLPILQRIASAFDTTLSVQLKPKAVA